In the genome of Telluria beijingensis, one region contains:
- a CDS encoding sigma-54-dependent transcriptional regulator, with the protein MSAPRILVLDDEADLRELLEITLLKMGLDVDSAATLRQARALFDEHEYALVLTDMRLPDGLGLELVREIAASGKGTPVAVITAYGSAENAVVALKAGAFDYIAKPVALDALRVMVRSALKLSEGGGATADDGAIASRMIGHSPAMQALRAQIARLARSMAPISITGESGSGKELAAREIHAQSSRAAKPFVAVNCGAIPETLMEAEFFGYRKGAFTGAAEERDGFFQAANGGTLMLDEVADLPLAMQVKLLRAIQERRVRKIGATSEEPVDVRIISATHQDLARCVETGKFRQDLFYRLNVIELALPPLRERLDDLALLAGGILNRLAGPGQASLGPGVLEALKAYSFPGNVRELENVLERALAFANDGVIQVGDLSLKAARPVEAGRGEIVAPAAVVEPVSPVSNTGSGSIPAATTVPATSAATIAAVTPAKPATSPAPVALGPAELPSNLPEYLEQVERDIIQRALQQTQFNRTQAASLLGISVRQLRYQMQKLDICAPDD; encoded by the coding sequence ATGAGCGCGCCCCGCATCCTGGTGCTCGACGACGAAGCCGACCTGCGCGAGCTGCTCGAGATCACCCTGCTCAAGATGGGCCTGGACGTCGACAGCGCCGCCACCCTGCGCCAGGCGCGCGCGCTGTTCGACGAGCACGAGTACGCGCTGGTGTTGACCGATATGCGCCTGCCGGACGGCCTGGGGCTGGAACTGGTGCGCGAGATCGCGGCCTCGGGCAAGGGCACGCCGGTCGCCGTGATCACCGCCTACGGCAGCGCCGAGAACGCGGTGGTGGCGCTCAAGGCCGGCGCCTTCGACTATATCGCCAAGCCGGTGGCGCTCGACGCGCTGCGCGTCATGGTGCGTTCGGCCCTCAAGTTATCCGAGGGTGGAGGGGCTACGGCTGACGATGGAGCGATTGCGTCGCGCATGATCGGCCACTCGCCTGCAATGCAGGCGCTGCGGGCGCAGATCGCGCGCCTGGCGCGCTCGATGGCGCCCATTTCCATCACCGGCGAATCGGGCAGCGGCAAGGAACTGGCCGCGCGCGAGATCCACGCCCAGAGTTCGCGCGCCGCGAAACCCTTCGTGGCGGTGAACTGCGGCGCGATCCCCGAGACCCTGATGGAGGCCGAGTTCTTTGGCTACCGCAAAGGCGCCTTCACCGGCGCGGCCGAGGAGCGCGACGGCTTCTTCCAGGCGGCCAACGGCGGCACCCTGATGCTGGACGAAGTGGCCGACCTGCCGCTGGCGATGCAGGTCAAGCTGCTGCGCGCAATCCAGGAACGGCGCGTGCGCAAGATCGGCGCCACCAGCGAAGAACCCGTGGACGTGCGCATCATCAGCGCCACCCACCAGGACCTGGCGCGCTGCGTCGAGACCGGCAAGTTCAGGCAAGACCTGTTTTACCGCCTGAACGTGATCGAGCTGGCGCTGCCGCCGCTGCGCGAGCGGCTGGACGACCTGGCCCTGCTGGCCGGCGGCATATTGAACCGGCTGGCCGGGCCGGGACAGGCGTCGCTGGGGCCGGGCGTGCTGGAAGCCTTGAAGGCGTATTCCTTCCCGGGCAATGTGCGCGAACTGGAAAACGTGCTGGAGCGGGCGCTGGCGTTTGCCAACGATGGCGTGATCCAGGTGGGCGACCTGTCGCTCAAGGCGGCGCGGCCAGTGGAAGCGGGGCGGGGCGAAATAGTCGCGCCGGCGGCGGTTGTGGAACCGGTTTCGCCGGTGTCGAACACCGGTTCTGGTTCGATCCCTGCTGCGACCACTGTCCCGGCCACCAGCGCGGCTACCATCGCGGCCGTCACCCCGGCCAAACCCGCGACGTCCCCGGCGCCGGTCGCCCTCGGCCCGGCCGAGTTGCCGAGCAACCTGCCCGAATACCTGGAACAGGTCGAGCGTGACATCATCCAGCGCGCGCTGCAGCAGACCCAGTTCAACCGCACCCAGGCCGCCAGCCTGCTCGGCATCAGCGTGCGCCAGTTGCGCTACCAGATGCAGAAACTGGACATCTGCGCGCCGGACGACTGA
- a CDS encoding ribonucleoside-diphosphate reductase subunit alpha produces the protein MQTAQNISINPHVTPGSASTGQTPAEIVARGDYRVIRRNGAVVAFEPTKISVAMTKAFLAVAGGQGAVSARIRELVEQLTGNVVAALVRRQPNGGTFHIEDVQDQVELSLMRSGEHDVAREYVLYRAKRMDERRAAKEAAGGTPVAAPQIHVVDGGERRLLDINDVHALVNAACSGLEKHVDADAIVAETLKNLYDGVPVEELYKSAILAARALMEKDPAYSQVTARILLHTIRKEVFEHEVPQAAAAAEYLSYFPRYIAKGIHNELLDEELGKYDLERLAKAIVADRDLQFGYIGLQTLYDRYFLHVRDVRIEMPQAFYMRVAMGLALREDDREARAIEFYNLLSSFDFMSSTPTLFNSGTRRSQLSSCYLTTVGDDLEGIYDAIKENALLSKFAGGLGNDWTPVRALGSRIKGTNGRSQGVVPFLKVVNDTAVAVNQGGKRKGAVCAYLETWHLDIEEFLDLRKNTGDDRRRTHDMNTANWIPDMFMKRVMEKGAWTLFSPSETPDLHDLTGKAFEKAYLAYEAKAANGEMAVFKKIEALDLWRKMLSMLFETGHPWITFKDPCNIRSPQQHVGVVHSSNLCTEITLNTSADEIAVCNLGSVNLPQHMKGDGLDHVKLQKTIRTAMRMLDNVIDINYYAVDKARNSNLRHRPVGMGVMGHQDCLHMMRIPFASEQAVKFADTSMEAVCYYAYLASTELAEERGRYDTYTGSLWDRGILPQDSIKLLAEERGGYLEQDTSESMDWTPVRERIKQFGMRNSNCVAIAPTATISNIIGVSACIEPTFQNLYVKSNLSGEFTEINSYLVRDLKARDLWDEVMIADLKYFDGSLSKIDRVPQDLRDIYATAFEVEPKWLVEAASRRQKWIDQAQSLNIYMAGASGKKLDETYKLAWLRGLKTTYYLRTIAATHLEKSTTRTGALNAVPVSGGLQAGHAAPAAAAPVAAAPAAPEAEGAACYLRPGDDGFEECEACQ, from the coding sequence ATGCAAACAGCACAGAACATCTCGATCAACCCTCACGTCACCCCAGGATCGGCGTCGACCGGCCAGACCCCGGCCGAGATCGTCGCGCGCGGCGATTATCGCGTCATCCGCCGCAACGGCGCCGTCGTCGCTTTCGAGCCGACCAAGATCTCGGTCGCGATGACCAAGGCCTTCCTGGCCGTGGCCGGCGGCCAGGGCGCAGTGTCGGCGCGCATCCGCGAGCTGGTGGAACAGCTGACCGGTAACGTCGTGGCCGCGCTGGTGCGCCGCCAGCCGAACGGCGGCACCTTCCACATCGAAGACGTGCAGGACCAGGTCGAGCTGTCGCTGATGCGTTCGGGCGAACATGACGTCGCCCGTGAATACGTGCTGTACCGCGCCAAGCGCATGGACGAGCGCCGCGCGGCCAAGGAAGCCGCTGGCGGTACGCCAGTCGCCGCGCCGCAGATCCACGTGGTCGACGGCGGCGAGCGCCGCCTGCTGGACATCAACGACGTCCACGCCCTGGTGAATGCCGCCTGCTCGGGCCTGGAAAAACACGTCGACGCCGACGCGATCGTCGCCGAGACCCTGAAAAACCTGTACGACGGTGTGCCGGTCGAAGAGCTGTACAAGTCCGCCATCCTGGCTGCCCGCGCGCTGATGGAAAAGGACCCGGCCTACAGCCAGGTGACCGCGCGCATCCTGCTGCACACCATCCGCAAGGAAGTCTTCGAACACGAAGTGCCGCAAGCCGCAGCAGCAGCTGAATACCTCAGCTACTTCCCGCGCTATATCGCGAAGGGCATCCACAACGAGCTGCTGGACGAAGAACTGGGCAAGTACGACCTCGAGCGCCTGGCGAAAGCCATCGTCGCCGACCGCGACCTGCAGTTCGGCTACATCGGCCTGCAAACCCTGTACGACCGCTACTTCCTGCACGTGCGCGACGTGCGCATCGAAATGCCGCAGGCCTTCTACATGCGTGTCGCGATGGGCCTGGCCCTGCGCGAAGACGACCGCGAAGCGCGCGCCATCGAGTTCTACAACCTGCTGTCGTCGTTCGACTTCATGAGCTCGACCCCGACCCTGTTCAACTCGGGCACCCGCCGCTCGCAGCTGTCGTCGTGCTACCTGACCACCGTCGGCGACGACCTGGAAGGCATCTACGACGCTATCAAAGAGAACGCACTGCTGTCGAAGTTCGCCGGCGGCCTGGGCAACGACTGGACCCCGGTCCGTGCGCTGGGTTCGCGCATCAAGGGCACCAATGGCCGTTCGCAAGGCGTGGTGCCATTCCTGAAAGTGGTCAACGACACCGCGGTGGCAGTGAACCAGGGCGGCAAGCGCAAGGGCGCGGTCTGCGCCTACCTGGAAACCTGGCACCTGGACATCGAAGAATTCCTGGACCTGCGCAAGAATACCGGCGACGACCGCCGCCGCACCCACGACATGAACACCGCGAACTGGATTCCGGATATGTTCATGAAGCGCGTGATGGAAAAGGGCGCCTGGACCCTGTTCTCGCCATCCGAAACGCCGGACCTGCACGACCTGACCGGCAAGGCTTTCGAGAAAGCCTACCTGGCCTATGAAGCCAAGGCGGCCAATGGCGAAATGGCGGTGTTCAAGAAGATCGAAGCGCTGGACCTGTGGCGCAAGATGCTGTCGATGCTGTTCGAGACCGGCCACCCATGGATCACCTTCAAGGACCCATGCAATATCCGTTCGCCGCAGCAGCACGTGGGCGTGGTGCACTCGTCGAACCTGTGCACCGAGATCACCCTGAACACCAGCGCCGACGAAATCGCTGTCTGCAACCTGGGTTCGGTGAACCTGCCGCAGCACATGAAGGGCGATGGCCTGGACCACGTCAAGCTGCAAAAGACGATCCGCACCGCGATGCGCATGCTCGACAACGTCATCGACATCAACTACTACGCGGTGGACAAGGCGCGCAATTCGAACCTGCGCCACCGTCCGGTGGGCATGGGCGTCATGGGTCACCAGGACTGCCTGCACATGATGCGCATCCCGTTCGCGTCGGAGCAAGCCGTCAAGTTCGCCGACACTTCGATGGAAGCGGTCTGCTACTACGCCTACCTGGCGTCGACCGAACTGGCCGAAGAGCGCGGCCGCTATGACACCTATACCGGTTCGCTGTGGGACCGCGGCATCCTGCCGCAGGACTCGATCAAGCTGCTGGCCGAAGAACGCGGCGGCTACCTGGAGCAGGACACCAGCGAATCGATGGACTGGACCCCGGTGCGCGAGCGCATCAAGCAGTTCGGCATGCGTAACTCGAACTGCGTGGCGATCGCCCCGACCGCGACCATTTCGAACATCATCGGCGTGTCGGCCTGCATCGAACCGACCTTCCAGAACCTGTACGTGAAGTCGAACCTGTCGGGCGAATTCACCGAGATCAATTCGTACCTGGTGCGCGACCTGAAGGCGCGCGACCTGTGGGACGAAGTCATGATCGCCGACCTGAAATACTTCGACGGTTCGCTGTCCAAGATCGACCGCGTGCCGCAAGACCTGCGCGACATCTATGCAACGGCCTTCGAAGTGGAGCCGAAGTGGCTGGTGGAAGCCGCCTCGCGTCGCCAGAAGTGGATCGACCAGGCCCAGTCGCTGAACATCTACATGGCCGGCGCCTCGGGCAAGAAACTGGACGAGACCTATAAGCTGGCATGGCTGCGCGGCCTGAAGACCACCTACTACCTGCGCACCATCGCCGCGACCCACCTGGAGAAGTCGACCACCCGTACCGGCGCCCTGAACGCCGTGCCGGTCTCGGGCGGCCTGCAGGCAGGTCACGCAGCACCGGCGGCCGCCGCGCCAGTCGCGGCAGCTCCGGCCGCACCGGAAGCCGAAGGCGCCGCCTGCTACCTGCGTCCAGGCGACGACGGTTTCGAGGAATGCGAAGCCTGCCAGTAA
- a CDS encoding ribonucleotide-diphosphate reductase subunit beta, with the protein MLSWDDEPTSAQRAPQAANPEGAPAAEVAKRVNADDKRIINGSTDVNQLVPFKYKWAWDKYLAGCANHWMPQEVNMQRDIELWKNPNGLSEDERRLVKRNLGFFVTADSLAANNIVLGTYRHITAPECRQYLLRQAFEEAIHTHAYQYIVESLGLDEGEIFNAYNEIESIHDKDQFLIPFIDVLTNPDFTTGTVENDQKLLKSIIVFACLMEGLFFYVGFTQILALGRQNKMTGAAEQYQYILRDESMHVNFGIDLINTIKMENPQLWTPEFRDEIKALFLEAVDLEYRYAEDTMPRGVLGLNAPMFKGYLRFIANRRAVQIGLEPLFPNEENPFPWMSEMIDLKKERNFFETRVTEYQTGGTLSWD; encoded by the coding sequence ATGCTCTCTTGGGACGACGAACCAACCAGCGCCCAGCGCGCCCCACAAGCCGCCAACCCTGAAGGCGCCCCCGCCGCCGAAGTGGCAAAGCGCGTCAACGCCGACGACAAGCGCATCATCAACGGCTCGACCGACGTCAACCAGCTGGTGCCGTTCAAGTACAAATGGGCATGGGACAAATACCTGGCCGGCTGCGCGAACCACTGGATGCCGCAAGAAGTGAACATGCAGCGCGACATCGAGCTGTGGAAGAACCCGAACGGCCTGTCGGAAGACGAGCGCCGCCTGGTCAAGCGCAACCTGGGCTTCTTCGTGACCGCCGACTCGCTGGCCGCGAACAATATCGTGCTGGGCACCTACCGCCACATCACCGCACCCGAATGCCGCCAGTACCTGCTGCGCCAGGCCTTCGAAGAGGCGATCCACACCCACGCCTACCAGTACATCGTCGAATCGCTGGGCCTGGACGAAGGCGAGATCTTCAACGCCTATAACGAGATCGAGTCGATCCACGACAAGGACCAGTTCCTGATCCCGTTCATCGACGTCCTGACCAACCCCGATTTCACGACCGGCACGGTCGAGAACGACCAGAAGCTGCTGAAGTCGATCATCGTCTTCGCCTGCCTGATGGAAGGCCTGTTCTTCTACGTCGGCTTCACGCAAATCCTGGCGCTGGGCCGCCAGAACAAGATGACCGGCGCCGCCGAGCAGTACCAGTACATCCTGCGCGACGAGTCGATGCACGTGAACTTCGGCATCGACCTGATCAACACGATCAAGATGGAAAACCCGCAGCTGTGGACGCCGGAATTCCGCGACGAGATCAAGGCCCTGTTCCTGGAAGCGGTCGACCTGGAATACCGCTACGCCGAAGACACCATGCCACGCGGCGTGCTGGGCCTGAACGCCCCGATGTTCAAGGGCTACCTGCGCTTCATCGCCAACCGCCGCGCGGTGCAGATCGGCCTGGAGCCGCTGTTCCCGAATGAAGAGAATCCGTTCCCGTGGATGAGCGAGATGATCGACTTGAAGAAGGAACGCAACTTCTTCGAGACGCGCGTGACCGAGTATCAGACTGGTGGCACGCTGAGCTGGGATTGA
- a CDS encoding prolyl oligopeptidase family serine peptidase, with the protein MIDRRQFLVSASALAASAFSPVMAASVAPRPWPLPPQHKRIPTDVGGLGYSRMDDYAWFQPKDWHAVLRAPDSLDAPIKAAVKLENDYTDAMLAPSMPLQKELIARMEALDALSGTPVEIRSGDYLYYERTPPGSDYPVYLRRLASGGPEQVLLDVGLEAKGKKHYKLGWIAPKHSHDGRLFAWAADRTGAGIFSVFVRDIASGEMLVSDITNGHSGYTLSPDGRYLYWIGRSDKGRPSTVYRREIGKPGDTLIYEEKDPAFFIALRTTAAGGYVVIKMFNGEMGEVRLVPMDKPTATPVLVEPRTAGLRYDIDEWNGQLLVLTDADGAVDFKLMTASAASPARANWKPFVAHQPGRFIAAVHPFNGYLVREEWRDALPRLVVMAPDGKEREIAFDETAYAISVPLDQGGNAPTMAFSYQSPRTPRAAFTLDLASAKFTPAGAPVVSKAYDRERYEVRRFNAKAEDGALVPITVLMRKGQKLDGSAPLFLYGYGSYGATIDAEFSPSAIALVEQGWIHAIAHVRGGAERGTEWWRSVLKQGKKKTFTDFITCAEHLIAERYTSKGRIVAHGFSAGGLLMGAIYTMRPDLWAGVIAQMPFLDVLTTIEHYENHPLGTTSFPFWGDPRVPEEHAYIATYSPYDHLRKAAYPALLALGSVADDRVAFWEPLKFAVKARSLTTAGSPILSRTLLNAGHMGDPGATAQRAQQASFMAFAVWSADRKWGQAPQRPKAA; encoded by the coding sequence ATGATCGACCGCCGTCAATTCCTCGTCTCCGCCAGCGCATTGGCGGCCAGCGCCTTCAGCCCGGTCATGGCAGCCAGCGTGGCGCCACGCCCCTGGCCGTTGCCGCCGCAGCACAAGCGTATCCCGACCGACGTGGGCGGCCTCGGTTACTCGCGTATGGACGATTACGCCTGGTTCCAGCCAAAGGACTGGCACGCCGTGCTGCGCGCGCCGGATTCGCTGGACGCCCCGATCAAGGCGGCGGTGAAGCTGGAGAACGACTACACGGACGCCATGCTTGCGCCCTCCATGCCGCTGCAGAAGGAGCTGATTGCGCGCATGGAAGCGCTCGACGCGCTATCCGGCACGCCGGTCGAGATCCGCAGCGGCGACTACCTGTACTACGAACGCACGCCGCCCGGCAGCGACTATCCCGTGTACCTGCGCCGCCTGGCGTCGGGCGGCCCGGAACAGGTGCTGCTCGACGTCGGCCTGGAGGCGAAGGGCAAGAAGCACTACAAGCTCGGTTGGATCGCGCCGAAGCATAGCCACGATGGCCGCCTGTTCGCCTGGGCCGCCGACCGTACCGGCGCAGGCATCTTCTCTGTCTTCGTACGCGACATCGCCAGCGGCGAGATGCTGGTGTCGGACATCACCAATGGCCACAGCGGCTACACGCTGTCACCCGACGGCCGCTACCTGTACTGGATCGGCCGCAGCGACAAGGGCCGGCCGTCGACCGTCTACCGGCGCGAGATCGGCAAGCCGGGCGACACGCTGATCTATGAAGAGAAGGACCCGGCTTTCTTCATCGCCCTGCGCACCACGGCGGCGGGCGGCTACGTGGTGATCAAGATGTTCAACGGCGAGATGGGCGAAGTGCGCCTGGTGCCGATGGACAAGCCGACCGCCACGCCGGTGCTGGTAGAACCGCGTACCGCTGGCCTGCGCTATGACATCGACGAGTGGAACGGCCAGTTACTGGTGCTGACCGACGCCGACGGCGCGGTCGACTTCAAGCTGATGACGGCCAGCGCGGCTTCTCCTGCGCGCGCCAACTGGAAGCCGTTCGTGGCGCATCAGCCGGGCCGCTTCATTGCCGCCGTCCATCCGTTCAACGGCTATCTGGTACGCGAGGAGTGGCGCGACGCGCTGCCACGGCTGGTGGTCATGGCGCCGGATGGCAAGGAACGCGAGATCGCGTTTGACGAAACAGCGTACGCGATCAGCGTGCCGCTTGACCAGGGCGGCAATGCGCCGACCATGGCCTTCAGCTACCAGTCGCCGCGCACGCCTCGCGCCGCCTTTACCCTCGACCTGGCCAGCGCAAAGTTCACGCCCGCCGGCGCCCCGGTCGTCTCCAAGGCCTACGACCGCGAGCGCTACGAAGTGCGGCGTTTCAACGCCAAGGCCGAGGATGGCGCGCTGGTGCCGATCACGGTCCTGATGCGCAAGGGCCAGAAGCTCGACGGCAGCGCCCCGCTCTTCCTGTACGGTTACGGCTCCTACGGCGCGACGATCGACGCCGAATTCTCGCCAAGCGCGATCGCCTTGGTCGAGCAAGGGTGGATCCACGCCATCGCCCACGTACGCGGCGGCGCCGAGCGCGGCACCGAGTGGTGGAGGTCGGTGCTCAAGCAGGGCAAGAAGAAGACCTTTACCGACTTCATTACCTGCGCCGAACACCTGATTGCCGAGCGCTACACGAGCAAGGGACGCATCGTGGCGCATGGCTTCTCGGCCGGTGGGCTGTTGATGGGCGCGATCTATACGATGCGGCCGGATTTGTGGGCCGGCGTGATCGCGCAGATGCCGTTCCTGGATGTGCTTACCACGATCGAGCATTACGAGAATCACCCGTTGGGGACGACGTCGTTCCCGTTCTGGGGTGATCCGCGGGTGCCGGAGGAGCATGCGTATATCGCGACCTACTCGCCTTACGATCACCTGCGCAAGGCGGCGTATCCGGCCTTGCTGGCACTGGGCAGCGTGGCCGATGATCGAGTGGCGTTCTGGGAGCCGCTGAAGTTTGCCGTCAAGGCGCGCAGCCTGACCACTGCCGGCAGTCCGATCCTGTCGCGGACCTTGCTCAATGCGGGACATATGGGCGATCCAGGGGCGACGGCACAGCGGGCGCAGCAGGCGTCGTTCATGGCGTTCGCGGTGTGGTCGGCAGACAGGAAATGGGGTCAGGCGCCGCAGCGTCCAAAGGCGGCGTAA
- a CDS encoding alpha/beta hydrolase fold domain-containing protein, whose amino-acid sequence MSDKFSPRSPRDLIDLVRSQPLAWIVSGAAGDLQATVLPVQLECDADGQPLRILGHFGRSNDHWRQLMDTPRATVLLLGPQGYISPSWFADRTQAPTWNFASARFDVDVDICDTPQDAAALLRGLADDLEQDRPAAWRIEDMGARYDKLAQGVVGFRARILHVTSKFKLGQDERDDVFADILRGLELTGADELAGWMRRFGDQRAPVAALPPPSPLDPDIMRFIDDVRDTGRRLSAGRVLDWPARRAIAEQSRLPWQAGGPQLASVTEQVADTEAGPVRLRFYDPAPGTAKPALVYMHGGGWALFSLDTHDRLMREYAARSGMTVIGVDYALAPEARYPIALNQVVGTVRWLRAHGAQFGIDIERLSLGGDSAGGSLSFGAALKLRDAGEHDAVKAILSIYGGFSPDPSPAARQRYGTPDDMLTSDEVDEFWNMYIGSVADRRDPYLATLLADLRGMPPVFLCVAECDVLTEQNYLMAGRLLEADVPVKIKVYPGAPHSFIEAMEVSKVASDAIDDGAAWLRQTLSPSSNSISKDAA is encoded by the coding sequence ATGAGCGACAAGTTTTCTCCCCGCAGCCCCCGCGACCTGATCGACCTGGTACGCAGCCAGCCGCTGGCCTGGATCGTCTCCGGCGCGGCCGGCGACCTGCAGGCAACCGTGCTGCCGGTGCAGCTCGAATGCGACGCCGATGGCCAGCCGCTGCGTATCCTGGGCCATTTCGGCCGCAGCAACGACCACTGGCGCCAGCTGATGGACACCCCCCGCGCCACCGTACTGCTGCTCGGACCACAAGGTTATATCTCCCCTTCCTGGTTCGCCGACCGCACCCAGGCGCCTACCTGGAACTTCGCCAGCGCCCGCTTCGACGTCGACGTCGACATCTGCGACACGCCGCAAGACGCGGCGGCGCTGCTGCGCGGCCTGGCCGACGACCTGGAGCAGGATCGCCCCGCCGCCTGGCGCATCGAAGACATGGGCGCGCGCTACGACAAGCTGGCGCAAGGCGTGGTGGGCTTCCGCGCGCGCATCCTGCACGTGACCAGCAAGTTCAAGCTGGGCCAGGACGAGCGCGACGACGTCTTCGCCGACATCTTGCGCGGCCTGGAACTGACCGGCGCCGACGAACTGGCCGGCTGGATGCGCCGCTTCGGCGACCAGCGCGCCCCGGTGGCGGCGCTGCCACCGCCCTCCCCGCTGGACCCGGACATCATGCGCTTCATCGACGACGTGCGCGACACCGGCCGCCGCCTGAGCGCCGGCCGGGTACTCGACTGGCCGGCACGGCGCGCGATCGCCGAACAATCACGCCTGCCATGGCAGGCCGGCGGCCCGCAACTGGCCAGCGTGACGGAACAGGTGGCCGATACCGAAGCCGGGCCGGTGCGCCTGCGCTTCTACGATCCCGCGCCGGGTACGGCGAAGCCGGCGCTGGTCTATATGCACGGCGGCGGCTGGGCGCTGTTCAGCCTCGACACCCACGACCGCCTGATGCGCGAGTATGCAGCCAGGAGCGGCATGACCGTCATCGGCGTCGACTACGCGCTGGCGCCGGAAGCGCGTTATCCGATTGCCCTGAACCAGGTGGTGGGGACGGTGCGCTGGCTGCGCGCACATGGCGCGCAATTCGGTATCGACATTGAACGCCTGTCCCTGGGCGGTGATTCGGCCGGCGGCAGCCTGTCGTTCGGCGCGGCGCTCAAGCTGCGCGACGCCGGAGAGCATGACGCGGTCAAGGCCATCCTCAGCATCTATGGCGGTTTCTCGCCCGACCCGTCGCCCGCCGCGCGCCAGCGCTACGGCACGCCGGACGATATGCTGACTTCCGACGAGGTCGACGAATTCTGGAACATGTATATCGGCAGCGTGGCCGACCGCCGCGATCCCTACCTGGCGACCTTGCTGGCCGACCTGCGCGGCATGCCGCCGGTCTTCCTGTGTGTCGCCGAATGCGATGTGCTGACGGAGCAGAACTACCTGATGGCCGGCCGCTTGCTCGAAGCCGACGTACCGGTCAAGATCAAGGTGTATCCGGGCGCGCCGCACAGCTTCATCGAGGCGATGGAAGTCTCCAAGGTCGCAAGCGACGCCATCGACGACGGCGCGGCCTGGCTGCGCCAGACGCTGTCCCCTTCTTCCAACTCTATCAGCAAGGACGCCGCATGA
- a CDS encoding amidase family protein, which translates to MLTLTDAFALGRLDAHDQAALVRKGELDAASLTEAALMRIEALDPALRATSHLAPELARKNAASLPQGGAMRGVPWMPKDSLDYPGMPTRSCSRSRSGALAASGYPYVERLDAAGLVAVGKTSMPEFGLLGSTEPLAGPVTVNPWSSAHSPGGSSGGAGAAVAAGLVPLAQGSDGGGSIRLPAACCGIVGLKPGRDSTVRVRSRHNVEDLLVGDSLMSRSVRDTAWAFAAAHLDPKRAMVQGASQRRLRIGVIEHGLRGAAPDAEVAQAIRRSADLCASLGHQVEKVEWPIDGAAFMRAFEDLWTHLGADCVDAVRAVSGGRRLEDLIEPWTLALGRRAETLSFDALEAAYRQLAGLPAQLSAFYSTYDVVLSPVASTPAPLLGAYGPSVPAEQLMETMFAWIPYTPLQNMAGTPAISLPLFTSSAGLPIGSMFAADRGQEDMLLALAYELEEALPWHGRWPALSVAS; encoded by the coding sequence ATGCTGACTCTCACTGACGCCTTCGCGCTCGGCCGCCTGGACGCCCACGACCAGGCCGCCCTGGTGCGCAAGGGTGAACTCGACGCCGCCTCCCTCACCGAGGCGGCGCTGATGCGCATCGAGGCGCTCGACCCGGCGCTGCGCGCCACCAGCCACCTTGCACCGGAACTGGCGCGCAAGAACGCGGCCAGCCTGCCGCAGGGCGGCGCCATGCGCGGCGTGCCGTGGATGCCGAAGGATTCGCTCGACTATCCAGGCATGCCGACCCGCTCCTGCTCGCGCAGCCGCAGCGGCGCGCTGGCGGCCAGCGGTTACCCGTATGTCGAGCGCCTGGATGCGGCCGGCCTGGTTGCGGTGGGCAAGACGTCGATGCCGGAATTCGGCCTGCTCGGCTCGACCGAGCCGCTGGCCGGGCCGGTGACCGTCAATCCGTGGTCAAGCGCCCACTCGCCGGGCGGCTCGAGCGGCGGCGCCGGCGCCGCGGTGGCGGCCGGCCTGGTGCCGCTGGCGCAAGGCAGCGACGGCGGCGGCTCGATCCGCCTGCCGGCCGCCTGCTGCGGCATCGTCGGCCTGAAGCCGGGCCGCGACAGCACGGTGCGGGTGCGCTCGCGCCACAACGTCGAAGACCTGCTGGTGGGCGACAGCCTGATGTCGCGCAGCGTGCGCGACACGGCCTGGGCCTTCGCCGCCGCCCACCTGGATCCGAAGCGCGCCATGGTGCAAGGCGCCTCGCAGCGCCGCCTGCGCATCGGCGTGATCGAACACGGCCTGCGCGGCGCGGCGCCGGACGCCGAGGTGGCGCAGGCGATCCGCCGCAGCGCCGACCTGTGCGCCTCGCTTGGCCATCAGGTGGAAAAAGTCGAGTGGCCGATCGATGGCGCGGCGTTCATGCGCGCGTTCGAGGACTTGTGGACGCATCTTGGCGCCGATTGCGTGGACGCGGTGCGCGCCGTAAGTGGCGGCCGCCGGCTGGAAGACTTGATCGAGCCGTGGACGCTGGCCCTGGGCCGGCGCGCCGAGACCTTGTCCTTCGACGCGCTGGAAGCGGCCTATCGCCAACTGGCCGGGCTGCCGGCGCAGTTGTCGGCGTTTTATTCCACCTATGACGTGGTGCTGTCGCCGGTCGCCTCGACGCCGGCGCCGCTGCTCGGCGCCTACGGTCCGTCGGTGCCGGCCGAGCAGCTGATGGAGACGATGTTCGCCTGGATTCCCTACACGCCGCTGCAGAACATGGCGGGCACGCCGGCGATCTCGCTGCCGCTGTTCACCAGCAGCGCCGGCCTGCCGATCGGCAGCATGTTCGCGGCCGATCGCGGGCAGGAAGACATGCTGCTGGCCTTGGCCTATGAGCTGGAGGAGGCATTGCCCTGGCATGGCCGCTGGCCGGCATTATCCGTCGCATCGTAG